From the Anolis sagrei isolate rAnoSag1 chromosome 12, rAnoSag1.mat, whole genome shotgun sequence genome, one window contains:
- the ANKRD34A gene encoding ankyrin repeat domain-containing protein 34A, whose translation MVHPEGNALLTAVWRGQFRLTRLLLEGGAYINEGNAGGETALMAACAAPYADPRCKARMVRYLTAHGADPNIPDKAGRSALVHACASGAGAEVAQVLLDHGADPSAKDYSGASALIHALNYGDRATLQVLLDACKAKGQEVIIITTDTSPSGTKKTKQYLNAPPSPAFCMSPSDIRLRGVEKDEERDVFNFDPKPDDAKVSKPRPKTLKRLNSEPWGLVAPSAQERLTVEMNGLSLSKRPPLSRRHSMEGQEVKAVAVDDDEEEPDSNASEGYPRPSEGHLRSKREPKSSTSPSGHRRGSGTALTPSDPLFGPARPGFLPPLHLPPHPLLRPTKGLSPLAAAAAVTSSSSSPKPKRLLRRHSMQPEQMKQLVSFQGLAAQADPQEEGR comes from the coding sequence ATGGTCCACCCGGAGGGCAACGCCCTGCTGACAGCGGTCTGGCGCGGTCAGTTCCGCTTGACCCGCCTGCTGCTGGAGGGGGGCGCCTACATCAACGAGGGCAACGCGGGCGGGGAGACGGCCCTGATGGCGGCCTGCGCGGCCCCCTACGCCGACCCCCGCTGCAAGGCCCGCATGGTGCGCTACTTGACCGCTCACGGGGCCGACCCCAACATCCCGGACAAGGCGGGGCGCTCGGCCTTGGTCCACGCCTGCGCCTCGGGGGCCGGGGCCGAGGTGGCCCAAGTCCTGCTGGACCACGGGGCCGACCCCAGCGCCAAGGACTACTCGGGGGCCTCCGCCCTGATCCACGCCCTCAATTACGGCGACCGGGCCACCCTGCAGGTCCTGCTGGACGCTTGCAAGGCCAAAGGTCAAGAGGTCATCATCATCACGACGGACACCTCGCCCTCCGGGACCAAGAAGACCAAGCAGTACTTGAACGCCCCGCCCTCGCCGGCCTTCTGCATGTCGCCCTCGGACATCCGCCTGCGCGGGGTCGAGAAGGACGAGGAGCGGGACGTTTTCAACTTCGACCCCAAACCGGACGACGCGAAGGTCAGCAAGCCTCGGCCGAAGACGCTGAAGCGGCTCAACTCGGAGCCCTGGGGCCTGGTGGCCCCTTCCGCCCAGGAGCGGCTGACCGTCGAGATGAACGGCCTGAGCCTCTCCAAAAGGCCGCCGCTGTCCAGGCGGCACAGCATGGAAGGTCAAGAGGTCAAAGCGGTGGCCGTAGACGACGACGAGGAGGAGCCGGACAGCAACGCTTCGGAAGGTTACCCGAGGCCGTCGGAGGGTCACCTGAGGTCAAAGCGAGAGCCAAAGTCCAGCACGTCACCCAGCGGTCATCGCAGGGGCTCCGGGACGGCGCTGACCCCAAGCGACCCCTTGTTTGGCCCCGCCCGGCCGGGCTTCCTGCCCCCGCTCCACCTGCCCCCCCACCCCCTGCTCCGGCCCACCAAGGGCCTCTCCCCACTGGCCGCAGCAGCAGCggtcacttcctcctcctcttcccccaagCCCAAGCGGCTACTGCgccggcactccatgcagcccgAGCAGATGAAGCAACTGGTCAGCTTCCAGGGCCTGGCCGCACAAGCCGACCCCCAGGAAGAGGGCCGCTAA